A stretch of the Salvelinus fontinalis isolate EN_2023a chromosome 22, ASM2944872v1, whole genome shotgun sequence genome encodes the following:
- the LOC129819674 gene encoding C3a anaphylatoxin chemotactic receptor-like — translation MTPNATLPFVLVTSAARNDKAKVVDIEAIMNNLIIVLYTLTIVLGTTGNSVVIWVAGFKLKPTVTNVWLVNLAVADLIFCLSRVLSLTKKLFFNYWPFGIFLCKFNGFFKYANMFCSVFLLAVISMDRTLCIWHPVFTKRRRTICAARLVSAGVWAVAAILSAPYFTYRQVYLGKNNLSRCSLDVKESMKGDNSANLALYLMRFLCGFLLPFLIILCCYILAGLGIRRTRLLGKSRPLRILASLVCAFFLCWAPYHCLLLVKMVNSNSKVVKVGLTVATGFAYFNSCVNPLLYFCMGLDMRGSRFRQSLAGVYRRALADDRDGRSTQSNERTVDDSSGSASRLAMVNVANVSLN, via the coding sequence ATGACACCAAACGCCACCCTTCCGTTCGTCCTCGTCACCTCAGCCGCCCGAAATGACAAAGCCAAGGTGGTGGACATCGAGGCCATCATGAACAACTTAATCATTGTCCTTTACACGCTGACCATTGTATTGGGCACCACGGGCAACTCTGTAGTCATCTGGGTGGCAGGCTTCAAGCTCAAGCCCACCGTCACCAATGTGTGGCTGGTCAACCTGGCTGTGGCCGACCTCATCTTCTGCTTGAGCCGTGTGCTCTCGCTGACCAAGAAGCTCTTCTTCAACTACTGGCCGTTCGGCATCTTCTTATGCAAGTTCAATGGCTTCTTCAAGTATGCCAACATGTTCTGCAGTGTGTTCCTGCTCGCTGTCATCAGCATGGACCGGACGCTCTGCATCTGGCACCCCGTCTTTACCAAACGGCGTAGGACGATCTGCGCCGCCCGCCTGGTGAGCGCCGGCGTGTGGGCAGTGGCGGCCATTTTGAGCGCCCCCTACTTCACCTACCGCCAGGTTTACCTCGGCAAGAACAACCTGAGCAGGTGCTCGCTAGATGTCAAGGAGTCAATGAAAGGTGATAACAGCGCTAACCTAGCTCTCTACCTAATGCGCTTCCTATGCGGTTTCCTGCTTCCTTTCCTCATCATCCTCTGCTGCTACATCCTAGCAGGGTTAGGCATCCGACGCACCCGCCTGTTGGGCAAGTCACGTCCCCTCCGTATCTTGGCATCGCTGGTCTGTGCCTTTTTCCTGTGCTGGGCGCCCTACCACTGTCTCCTACTGGTCAAGATGGTGAACAGCAACAGTAAGGTGGTGAAGGTGGGGCTGACAGTGGCCACAGGCTTTGCCTACTTCAACAGTTGCGTGAACCCGCTGCTGTACTTCTGTATGGGGTTGGACATGAGAGGGTCGAGGTTCAGGCAGAGCTTAGCGGGGGTGTACCGCAGAGCACTAGCCGATGACAGAGATGGTCGCTCCACGCAGTCCAACGAGCGTACAGTGGATGATAGCTCTGGCTCTGCATCACGACTTGCAATGGTGAATGTGGCCAACGTCAGTCTCAATTGA